In one Amaranthus tricolor cultivar Red isolate AtriRed21 chromosome 8, ASM2621246v1, whole genome shotgun sequence genomic region, the following are encoded:
- the LOC130820929 gene encoding albumin-2-like: MSSPIYVTAAFRSGHKNQAYIFMKKEYIIEEVNPGTYNDTILYGPAKVNQYSSLKGTIFGDKGIDCAFPSVEEGVAFIFSGNLCAKWSYGLKNPKNKLLVGPSPIEEVFPYLKGTVFANGLDAAFETSRPYEVYLFKGDKYARIFYEGAGKLLNSSPIRQNWVTLRGTIFENGIDGAFSLDHDTYPNSVYLFKGDTYARVTYTPGTATEKLDNLAKIKSYWTGLGSILPRSNQ, translated from the coding sequence ATGTCAAGCCCTATTTATGTAACCGCTGCTTTCAGATCAGGACACAAAAACCAAGCTTATATATTCATGAAGAAGGAATATATCATTGAAGAAGTGAATCCAGGTACATATAatgacacaatattatatggACCAGCCAAAGTGAATCAATATTCATCTCTTAAGGGCACAATTTTTGGAGACAAAGGAATAGATTGTGCTTTCCCTTCTGTAGAAGAAGGAGTTGCATTTATCTTCTCCGGTAACCTTTGTGCCAAATGGTCTTACGGTCTAAAAAACCCAAAGAACAAGCTCCTGGTAGGGCCTTCCCCAATTGAAGAGGTATTCCCTTATTTGAAGGGTACTGTTTTTGCGAATGGGTTGGATGCTGCATTTGAGACATCACGTCCTTATGAAGTTTACCTATTTAAGGGAGATAAGTATGCTCGTATCTTCTATGAGGGTGCTGGAAAACTGTTGAACAGTAGCCCCATACGCCAAAACTGGGTGACTTTAAGAGGGACTATCTTTGAAAATGGCATAGATGGTGCCTTTTCTTTGGATCATGATACTTATCCGAATTCGGTATACCTTTTCAAAGGAGATACCTATGCTCGTGTCACCTACACACCTGGCACCGCTACTGAGAAACTAGACAACTTGGCAAAAATCAAGAGCTACTGGACTGGTTTAGGAAGCATCTTGCCTCGTTCTAATCAATGA